From one Solanum stenotomum isolate F172 chromosome 12, ASM1918654v1, whole genome shotgun sequence genomic stretch:
- the LOC125847054 gene encoding uncharacterized protein LOC125847054, whose amino-acid sequence MDVYNAFLQGDLDEEVYMEMPEGLKRPGENKVCRVYKESMYRQFKLKDLGELKFFLGTEVLRTSEGVILNQRKYILELIVDAGLTGAKPVSTPLESNLRLTSVEHDLVTGYTGDVVLNDITFIPKVGWLLFRTQEGPSLGMSSSLEILWYPENPRNNRLFQEAQLKLSTEAWLQQSQKSPGS is encoded by the exons ATGGATGTCTATAATGCATTTCTTCAAGGTGATCTAGATGAAGAGGTCTACATGGAGATGCCCGAGGGCTTGAAAAGACCAGGTGAAAACAAAGTATGCAG GGTGTATAAGGAAAGCATGTACAGACAGTTCAAGCTGAAGGATCTAGGTGAACTTAAATTCTTCTTAGGCACTGAAGTGTTGAGAACTTCAGAGGGAGTTATTTTGAATCAAAGGAAGTATATCTTAGAGCTTATTGTTGATGCAGGCCTGACTGGTGCTAAACCTGTATCCACACCACTGGAGTCCAATTTGAGATTGACATCAGTGGAACATGATCTAGTAACTGGCTACACTGGAGATGTTGTGCTCAATGACATTACTTTCATACCAAAGGTTGGTTG GCTGCTTTTCCGAACACAAGAAGGTCCATCACTGGGTATGTCATCAAGTTTGGAGATTCTTTGGTATCCTGAAAATCCAAGAAACAACAGACTGTTTCAAGAAGCTCAGCTGAAGCTGAGTACAGAAGCATGGCTTCAGCAGTCTCAGAAATCACCTGGCTCCTAG